Proteins from one Plasmodium relictum strain SGS1 genome assembly, chromosome: 10 genomic window:
- a CDS encoding nucleotide binding protein, putative codes for MIILLDSRGFIKHLSRKINIINYRKRSFFNFQQQINFSLFNDKKNQKNVHNLNNNHNLIQLYHELVKTNKIESDPHQYNLVLVLQALENNLNNYYHNVEINLKKKEKSKKSFFSSFFSKGNNEYGKEVIELDEEIIVENFQNDDNFFIYTDNRKTDKDNILRYKNIKNEKYFVNNKVDEKDIKYIRGLYVYGSVGRGKTFFLNLLFDRIKLSKLRIHYHNFMQEIHKSFHEEKINNSEDPIKNISIKMSKKYKLIFIDEFQVVHISDAMVIKSLFNHLFYLGTVLLCSSNRNPIHLYHNGLNRDRFLPFIRSLFKFNYIYEIDNYFDFRVKNKNTDNNIYNIPTKNFEEIVRICNDLYCKTYNKDMNYVKKIQKFNEKINVSDFKKCIIPYKLNNYAIFSFQELCGQNISIDEYNAISKENHTLFIYDIEKMNEESSGNELRRFILLIDILYEKNTKVFFFSNTPIFQIFQTSSIISYFQILTERMKMKYNSFDHFKNSCKEQLKCDSFNKEIFINIMLNFDINKEISEKLFDAINYNINKEYIPIEYLRKILCFHITNHEIDTKKHLKYLENKDIQLESIPYLLFDENSIDTSQENAFASMRTLSRMKHMSTLSYLEKHNKIYEHDI; via the exons atgaTTATTTTACTTGATTCAAGAGGATTTATTAAACATTTATCaaggaaaataaatataataaactACCGTAAGCGATCATTTTTCAATTTTCAACAACAAATAaacttttcattatttaatgataaaaaaaatcaaaaaaatgtTCATAATTTAAACAATAACCATAATTTAATTCAATTGTACCATGAGTTAgttaaaacaaataaaatagaaagtGATCCTCACCAATATAACCTAGTTTTGGTTCTGCAA GCtcttgaaaataatttaaataattattatcataatgtggaaataaatttaaaaaaaaaagagaaatctAAAAAGTCTTTCTTTAGTTCTTTTTTCTCAAAAGGAAATAATGAGTATGGAAAAGAAGTTATTGAGTTAGATGAAGAAATAATAGTGGAAAATTTTCAGAATGATgataatttctttatatacACTGATAATCGAAAAACagataaagataatatacttagatacaaaaatataaaaaatgaaaaatattttgttaatAACAAGGTAgatgaaaaagatataaaatatattagagGATTATACGTTTATGGAAGTGTGGGAAGAggtaaaactttttttttaaatttattatttgataGAATTAAATTAAGTAAATTAAGAATTCATTATCATAACTTTATGCAAGAAATTCATAAAAGTTTtcatgaagaaaaaataaataattcagAAGAccctattaaaaatatatctataaaaatgagtaaaaaatataaattaatatttattgatGAATTTCAAGTAGTGCATATATCAGATGCAATGGTTATCAAATCATTATttaatcatttattttatctggGAACAGTTTTATTATGTTCTTCTAATAGAAATCCAATACATCTTTATCATAATGGTCTTAATAGAGATAGATTTTTACCTTTTATAAGATCGTTGTTTAagtttaattatatatatgaaattgATAACTATTTTGATTTTcgtgtaaaaaataaaaatacagataataatatatataatataccaacaaaaaattttgaagaaATTGTAAGAATATGTAATGATCTTTATTGTAAAACTTACAATAAAGATATGAACTATGTAAAGAAGATTCAGAagtttaatgaaaaaattaatgtatcTGATTTTAAAAAGTGCATAATTccttataaattaaataattatgcgatattttcttttcaaGAATTATGTGGTCAGAATATTAGCATAGATGAATATAATGCTATATCAAAAGAAAATCATAccttatttatttatgatattgaaaaaatgaatgaaGAAAGCAGTGGAAATGAACTAAGaagatttattttattaatagatattttatatgaaaaaaatacaaaagtttttttttttagtaatactcctatttttcaaatttttcaGACAAGTTCTAtcatttcttattttcaAATTCTTACTGAGagaatgaaaatgaaatataacaGTTTTGACCATTTCAAGAATTCTTGCAAGGAACAATTAAAGTGTGACAGCTTTAacaaagaaatatttattaatataatgcTGAActttgatataaataaaga aataagtgaaaaattatttgatgctataaattataatattaataaagaatacATACCTATAGAATACTTAAg gaAAATTTTATGCTTCCACATAACGAATCACGAAATAGACacaaaaaaacatttaaaatatttagaaaataaagatatacaATTAGAATCTATtccttatttattatttga tgaaAATTCAATAGATACATCTCAAGAAAATGCTTTTGCGTCTATGAGAACATTATCTcg AATGAAGCATATGAGCACATTATCATACCTAGAAAAGcacaataaaatatatgagcatgatatataa
- a CDS encoding DEAD/DEAH box ATP-dependent RNA helicase, putative — MSAFEELGLQSNLCELLEKNGIDLPTAIQQESIPLILGGGDLCACAETGTGKTLSFIISSLQIVHELSRNIGSYERSDNNATNNTSKYNIKEKALIKCLNNNSKVEVNKYECICNNNNLNTFEEIGVDCEIKNGKYAFEIEILSKSFINVGFCPSVRETLKYNYTYCSNGYKYTNNRYENYSDPFTTNDIITCLINKNSNIISFKKNGKFLGNAFKIFYKYNEVPFFPYISGKNFHVKFHFKNLKYVDTFYFNELNDILSNTEKENDFRKIYYDNSLEENNEKEKESKYNITNNNNNNQNNIYKNNKKKLYCIVLVPTKDLAMQTYNNYLTYSECFINPSINIGLVVGGEQNIRERNFDYNIIVCTCFKLIEYLRKNIINVNDIRLLILDEADELINNDEKSILQIKDTCMKYSQHVQTLFFSATLQDQIVKNCINKITNNPIFVDLKYGKNSIPSHIYVCIYYVNDKNSNFSYEKENKEIYDIINNEKLNSMSYETLYEYTDKVHLLNTKRNEKENISLNIKINKLKKLIQIINVFNMQNGIIFCRTNLDCDNVYNFLNYVGDGKAYKGTVETLKENKYSCVILKGKMSNEERKNNLNAFKKGEVRFLICTDVAARGIDIQNMRHLIIMTLSDNINTFFHKIGRVGRDGKNSLCIVLSSDNEEEKVWFHTCPSRGVNCYNRNLKENKGCTVYIKESDYIKSINDLLESPMHILDSKYFYIENLVDPLNYFKFHPVTNKGRRNKNQNMNSIFSEQTHKDVLNYFSSNINNIRKLQSAIHYKHYELINFKI; from the coding sequence ATGTCAGCTTTTGAAGAGTTGGGGTTACAAAGTAATTTGTGTGAATTACTAGAAAAAAATGGCATAGATTTACCAACTGCTATTCAACAAGAATCGATTCCTCTGATTTTAGGAGGAGGCGATTTATGCGCTTGTGCTGAAACCGGTACAGGAAAAACAttaagttttattatttcatcttTGCAAATAGTACATGAATTATCCAGAAATATAGGGAGCTATGAGCGTAGCGATAATAATGCTACAAATAATActtcaaaatataatataaaggAAAAGGCTTTAATAAAatgtttaaataataattcaaaagTTGAAGTGAACAAATATGAATGTATATGcaacaataataatttgaATACATTTGAAGAAATAGGGGTAGACTGcgaaataaaaaatggaaaGTATGCTTTTgaaatagaaatattatcAAAAAGTTTTATTAATGTTGGGTTTTGCCCATCAGTTAGAGAaactttaaaatataattataccTATTGTAGTAATGGATACAAATATACTAACAACAGATATGAAAATTATAGTGATCCTTTTACTACTAATGACATTATTACttgtttaataaataaaaattcaaatattatttcttttaaaaaaaatggtaAGTTTTTAGGAAAtgcttttaaaatattttataaatataatgaagtTCCTTTTTTTCCTTATATAAGTGGTAAAAACTTTCATGTAAAATTTCAtttcaaaaatttaaaatacgTAGACACTTTctattttaatgaattaaacgatattttaagtaatactgagaaagaaaatgattttagaaaaatatattatgataattctttagaagaaaataatgagaaagaaaaagaaagtaaatataatattacaaataataataataataatcagaataatatatataagaataataaaaaaaaattgtattgtATAGTATTAGTACCAACAAAAGATTTAGCTATGCAAACTtacaataattatttaacatATTCAGAATGTTTCATTAATCCTTCTATAAATATTGGATTGGTAGTTGGCGGTGAACAAAATATAAGAGAAAGAAACTTcgattataatataattgtATGTACATGTTTTAAATTGATAGagtatttaagaaaaaatataattaatgttAATGATATAAGATTGCTAATATTAGATGAAGCAGACGAACTTATAAATAATGACGAGAAATCTATTTTACAAATAAAAGATACTTGTATGAAATATAGCCAACATGTgcaaactttatttttttctgcCACTTTACAAGATCAAATTGTGAAGaattgtataaataaaattacaaataaTCCAATCTTTGTTGATTTAAAATATGGCAAAAATAGCATTCCTTCTCACATTTATGTTTGTATTTATTATGTAAACGATAAAAAttctaatttttcatatgaaaaggaaaacaaagaaatatatgatataattaataatgaaaaactTAATAGTATGAGTTACGAAACACTGTATGAATATACAGATAAAGTTCATTTACTAAATActaaaagaaatgaaaaggAGAACATTTCTTTGAACATAAAAatcaataaattaaaaaaattaatccAAATAATTAATGTATTTAATATGCAGAATGGTATTATATTTTGTAGAACAAATTTAGATTGCGACaatgtatataattttttaaattatgtaGGAGATGGAAAAGCATATAAAGGAACAGTAGAAACTCtcaaagaaaataaatattcttgTGTTAtattaaaaggaaaaatgtcaaatgaagaaagaaaaaataatttgaatgCATTTAAAAAAGGAGAAGTTCGTTTTTTAATATGTACTGACGTGGCAGCAAGGGGTATTGATATTCAAAATATGAGacatttaattattatgaCTTTATCAGATAACATTAATAccttttttcataaaattggAAGAGTAGGAAGAGATGGGAAAAATAGCTTATGTATTGTTTTATCTTCAgataatgaagaagaaaaagtatGGTTTCATACATGTCCAAGTAGGGGAGTTAATTGTTACAACAGAAATTTGAAAGAGAATAAAGGATGCACtgtttatataaaagaaagtgattatattaaaagtataaatGATCTATTAGAAAGTCCGATGCATATACTAGACtcgaaatatttttatatagaaaatttaGTTGATCcattaaattatttcaaaTTTCACCCAGTTACTAATAAGGgtagaagaaataaaaatcaaaatatgAATTCAATATTTTCAGAACAAACGCATAAAGATGTGCTTAATTATTTTAGttctaatattaataatattagaaaattACAAAGTGCTATACATTATAAGCATtatgaattaataaattttaaaatataa
- a CDS encoding ribosomal large subunit pseudouridylate synthase, putative, with product MIFGRIFYYVSKYCKENNILFFMKKYNFSSKKNIKDCLKENTNMIEYGKVNIPSYKSYKEHKLKIIYENDFFIVVNKPYDIKLEKGKYDDIYPSVETLIRQQKKLDILRICGQLDYATSGLLILAKDKLSSNILNYNIECKNISKIYLSILYGHLPLDILHINAPISKIKNEFKMKLCYNYNGYYDNGKYCYSLIYPYKHCYLNNEKVTLCEMRTITGRRHQLRLHSIYIGSGIVGDATYFEDMIINKYKINCNNTSNDKVKDEKNHVKKMNNDINDFQNIPVKKIEVERMMLHCWIIKKNKNKQINNLNKSDNINILEKKIFDTDYIICDDELSQYVNEKQRTYEECVLKNDDLINNNFINYNVRNINKNIKNIDKKLNKKKYDNLLYNSLSLENLENSNENYVNFDKQYNECNEKEKNLTKNENINEEIKKNENGIDLINNKIETLNVTDTYINDKLLDNNLIYKVKNDKYKNPNDLFDDIHDSVNKFNWG from the exons atgatttttggaagaattttttattatgtatcGAAATATtgtaaagaaaataatattttattttttatgaaaaaatacaatttttCGTCGAAGAAGAATATTAAAGATTGTTTAAAAGAAAACACTAATATGATAGAATATGGCAAAGTAAATATCCCATCATATAAAAGTTATAAAGaacataaattaaaaattatatatgaaaatgatTTCTTTATAGTTGTAAATAAACCTtatgatataaaattagaaaaaggaAAGTATGACGATATATATCCATCAGTAGAAACTTTAATTCgtcaacaaaaaaaattagatattCTGAG aatATGTGGGCAATTAGATTATGCAACAAGTGGTCTTTTAATTTTAGCAAAAGATAAATTAAGTTCaaacattttaaattataatattgagtgtaaaaatataagcaaaatatatttatccaTATTATATGGCCATTTGCCATTAGATATATTACATATAAATGCTCCTATAAGTAAAATTAAGAATGaatttaaaatgaaattatgttataattataatggGTATTATGATAATGGAAAGTATTGCTACAGTTTAATTTATCCTTATAAGCActgttatttaaataatgaaaaagttaCTTTATGTGAAATGAGAACAATAACGGGAAGAAGACATCAACTCAGATTACACTCCATTTACATAGGTAGTGGAATCGTTGGTGATGCGACATATTTTGAAGATATGATAATTAATAAGTACAAAATAAATTGTAATAATACAAGTAATGATAAAGtgaaagatgaaaaaaaccatgtcaaaaaaatgaataatgatataaatgattttcaaaatatacctgtaaaaaaaatagaggtTGAAAGAATGATGCTACACTGCtggataataaaaaaaaataaaaataaacaaataaacaatttaaataaaagtgacaatataaatattttggaaaaaaaaatattcgaTACAGATTATATAATATGTGATGATGAATTAAGCCAATATGTTAATGAAAAACAACGAACATATGAAGAATGTGTTTTAAAAAACgatgatttaattaataataattttattaactataatgtaagaaatataaataaaaatataaaaaacatagataaaaaattgaacaaaaaaaagtatgataacttattatataattctttaagcttagaaaatttagaaaattcaaatgaaaattaCGTGAATTTTGATAAACAATATAACGAAtgtaatgaaaaagaaaaaaatcttacaaaaaatgaaaatattaatgaggaaataaaaaaaaatgaaaatggtATTGatcttattaataataaaatagaaacaCTTAATGTAACAGacacatatataaatgataaattattagataataatttgatatataaagtaaaaaatgataaatataaaaatccAAATGATTTATTTGATGATATTCATGATAGtgttaataaatttaattggGGAtaa